In a single window of the Pseudopipra pipra isolate bDixPip1 chromosome Z, bDixPip1.hap1, whole genome shotgun sequence genome:
- the CZH5orf63 gene encoding glutaredoxin-like protein C5orf63 homolog isoform X3, whose product MEILLTGNESNLALQSRAWAKSRLHHLLNHSVSLWYRGRMMVLCFLSRTLQLARHSSSPLGRQLCSTSAKKPVLTLFTKKPCPLCDEAKEVLEPYKRRFILQEVDITLPENSAWNDKYKYDIPVFHLNGKFLMKHRVDIKKFEDQLKKLELQK is encoded by the exons ATGGAAATTCTGTTAACAGGAAATGAGTCCAATTTGGCTTTGCAAAGTAGAGCATGGGCCAAGTCCAGACTCCATCATTTATTAAATCATTCTGTATCATTGTGGTATAGGGGAAG GATGATGGTGCTTTGTTTTCTGAGCAGAACACTGCAGCTAGCAAGACATTCATCCAGTCCACTGGGGAGACAACTCTGCTCAACCAGTGCAAAGAAGCCTGTGCTGACTTTATTCACCAAG aaaCCATGCCCTCTATGTGATGAAGCAAAAGAAGTTCTTGAGCCATATAAGAGAAGG TTTATTTTGCAGGAGGTAGATATTACACTTCCAGAGAACTCGGCATGGAATGATAAATACAAATATGACATAcctgtttttcatttaaatgggAAGTTCCTAATGAAGCATCGAGTGGACATTAAAAAGTTTGAGGACCAACTTAAGAAACTGGAGTTGCAAAAATGA
- the CZH5orf63 gene encoding glutaredoxin-like protein C5orf63 homolog isoform X2, translated as MCLWHLPQAAVLWRKECMETCTAAYITPLHRNKWPPLKDYWGKSLVRISRAAGFGVSIHLCFSLRIYWFMEILLTGNESNLALQSRAWAKSRLHHLLNHSVSLWYRGRMMVLCFLSRTLQLARHSSSPLGRQLCSTSAKKPVLTLFTKFILQEVDITLPENSAWNDKYKYDIPVFHLNGKFLMKHRVDIKKFEDQLKKLELQK; from the exons ATGTGCTTGTGGCATTTACCCCAGGCTGCTGTACTTTGGAGGAAAGAATGCATGGAAACATGCACTGCTGCCTATATAACACCACTTCACAGGAACAAGTG GCCTCCTCTGAAAGATTACTGGGGTAAAAGCCTTGTGAGGatctccagagctgcaggattTGGTGTCTCCATCCACTTGTGCTTCTCG CTGAGGATTTATTGGTTCATGGAAATTCTGTTAACAGGAAATGAGTCCAATTTGGCTTTGCAAAGTAGAGCATGGGCCAAGTCCAGACTCCATCATTTATTAAATCATTCTGTATCATTGTGGTATAGGGGAAG GATGATGGTGCTTTGTTTTCTGAGCAGAACACTGCAGCTAGCAAGACATTCATCCAGTCCACTGGGGAGACAACTCTGCTCAACCAGTGCAAAGAAGCCTGTGCTGACTTTATTCACCAAG TTTATTTTGCAGGAGGTAGATATTACACTTCCAGAGAACTCGGCATGGAATGATAAATACAAATATGACATAcctgtttttcatttaaatgggAAGTTCCTAATGAAGCATCGAGTGGACATTAAAAAGTTTGAGGACCAACTTAAGAAACTGGAGTTGCAAAAATGA
- the CZH5orf63 gene encoding glutaredoxin-like protein C5orf63 homolog isoform X1, with translation MCLWHLPQAAVLWRKECMETCTAAYITPLHRNKWPPLKDYWGKSLVRISRAAGFGVSIHLCFSLRIYWFMEILLTGNESNLALQSRAWAKSRLHHLLNHSVSLWYRGRMMVLCFLSRTLQLARHSSSPLGRQLCSTSAKKPVLTLFTKKPCPLCDEAKEVLEPYKRRFILQEVDITLPENSAWNDKYKYDIPVFHLNGKFLMKHRVDIKKFEDQLKKLELQK, from the exons ATGTGCTTGTGGCATTTACCCCAGGCTGCTGTACTTTGGAGGAAAGAATGCATGGAAACATGCACTGCTGCCTATATAACACCACTTCACAGGAACAAGTG GCCTCCTCTGAAAGATTACTGGGGTAAAAGCCTTGTGAGGatctccagagctgcaggattTGGTGTCTCCATCCACTTGTGCTTCTCG CTGAGGATTTATTGGTTCATGGAAATTCTGTTAACAGGAAATGAGTCCAATTTGGCTTTGCAAAGTAGAGCATGGGCCAAGTCCAGACTCCATCATTTATTAAATCATTCTGTATCATTGTGGTATAGGGGAAG GATGATGGTGCTTTGTTTTCTGAGCAGAACACTGCAGCTAGCAAGACATTCATCCAGTCCACTGGGGAGACAACTCTGCTCAACCAGTGCAAAGAAGCCTGTGCTGACTTTATTCACCAAG aaaCCATGCCCTCTATGTGATGAAGCAAAAGAAGTTCTTGAGCCATATAAGAGAAGG TTTATTTTGCAGGAGGTAGATATTACACTTCCAGAGAACTCGGCATGGAATGATAAATACAAATATGACATAcctgtttttcatttaaatgggAAGTTCCTAATGAAGCATCGAGTGGACATTAAAAAGTTTGAGGACCAACTTAAGAAACTGGAGTTGCAAAAATGA
- the LOC135407890 gene encoding collagen alpha-2(VI) chain-like, translated as MIQVPGSSPGWHSVSRSFPITSRNDNPWLLMLILPNEQIPPAERRIQSPSAQRSPPGETSSRGIASRDRRRDLGVPGERCRGLGSAPAGLDSPTSCPRGSAGMPGRRAGPRGEAPGVTLHPGREGSTQRFLDGRGGKERGKSGRKKNKSESFIRRGPGPAPERMRRGGAAQPALGAERSERGGASPVWTAPSWEMRGEPRNTQKRRITLNPGRWSSSAL; from the exons ATGATCCAAGTACCGGGGTCGAGCCCAGGCTGGCACAGTGTATCCAGAAGCTTCCCCATCACCTCCCGTAATGACAACCCCTGGCTGCTGATGCTGATACTTCCAAACGAGCAAATACCCCCGGCAGAGAGAAGGATCCAGAGCCCATCAGCACAGAGAAGTCCTCCCGGGGAAACCTCATCCCGGGGAATCGCGTCCCGGGACCGCCGTCGGGACTTGGGGGTTCCCGGCGAACGCTGCCGGGGCCTGGGCTCAGCCCCCGCCGGGCTGGACTCACCCACCTCCTGCCCGCGGGGCTCCGCCGGAATGCccgggcggcgggcggggccccGCGGGGAAGCACCGGGTGTGACGTTGCACcctggaagggaaggaagtACACAACGATTCCTGGATGGTCGTGGTGGAAAGGAGCGGGGAAAGTCCGGgcgaaaaaaaaataaatcagaaagcTTTATTA GGCGTGGGCCCGGGCCGGCCCCAGAACGCATGCGGCGCGGCGGCGCAGCCCAGCCGGCCCTGGGCGCGGAAAGGAGCGAGAGAGGGGGAGCTTCGCCTGTGTGGACAGCGCCATCGTGGGAGATGAGAGGGGAGCCCCggaacacacagaagagaaggataACTCTaaacccaggcagatggagctcgtcagccctgtaa